Genomic DNA from Streptomyces sp. NBC_01571:
CGCGGCGCGAAGGCACGCGACTAGGGCGTGCGCGGTGGCGGGGGAACCCCTTCACACGAAGTCGAGGGATATCCCTATGACCGTGGAAGGGGCCCTCTCCAAACCGCCCCAAACGACCTTCAATCACGTCCACTTGGCATTTCCTTGGCCTTCTCATTCCCCTTGCATGAACGGTTCATCGCCAGAGTGACCCCAGCGTGATCCATTCCGTGTGCCCTCCGTTCGGCGCACGGTCTCGCGCATCACGGACGACCGCACATGCGACGAACCGCATCGCAGGGGGTTTTATGAGATCCAATCGCGCTGCAGTACGCGCCGGAGTGAGCATGGCAGCGACATTGCCGCTGCTCGCCGGCGCGCTGGCGCTCGGCATACCCGCGGCCCACGCCGCGACCGGCCCGAGCCGGCACACCCTCGCGGGCACCAAGCCCGCGTGGGCCACGGCGAAGGCGGACAAGGGGGCAGCGTCCGACAGCTCCCAGGTCTCCGCCCGGGTCTACTTCGCGGGCCGGGACGCCGCCGGCCTTGCCGCGTATGCCAAGGCCGTCGCCGACCCGGCGTCTGCCTCGTACGGGAAGTACCTCTCCGCCGAGCAGACGCAGGCCCGCTTCGGCGCCACCAAGGCACAGGTCGCCGAGGTGACCTCGTGGCTGAAGTCGGCCGGCCTGAAGGTCACCGGCAGCACGCAGCACTACGTCTCCGTCACCGGTGACGTCGCCGCCGCCGAGAAGGCGTTCGGCACCCAGCTGCACAACTACGCCAAGGGCGGGAAGACCTACCGGGCTCCGGCCGGGTCGGCCTCCGTCCCGGCCGCCCTGAACGGCGCCGTCCTGACCGTCACCGGCCTGGACAACGCCCCGCACAAGGCGACGCACAACGACACCCTGCCGCCTCCGGACGCGGTGTTCCGCAACGCCGGGCCGTTCTCCTCGTACTACGGCTCGAACACCGCGAGCACGCTGCCGGACGCGTACGGCAAGAAGATCCCGTACGCGGTGCAGGGATACACCGGCAAGCAGCTGCGCGCCGCCTACGGCGCGGGCAAGCACACCGGCAAGGGTGTCCGCGTCGCCATCACCGACGCGTACGCCTCGCCGACCATCGCGTTCGACGCGGCTTCGTACGCCAAGAAGCACGGCGACGCGAAGTACTCCACCAGTCAGCTGCGTCAGGTGCTGCCCGGCACCTACACGAAGACCGAGGAGTGCGGCGCGGCCGGCTGGTACGGCGAGGAGACCCTCGACGTCGAGGCCGTGCACGCGGTCGCGCCGGGGGCGAACATCACGTACGTGGGTGCCGCCTCCTGCTACGACGACGACCTGCTCGACTCGCTCAGCAAGATCGTCGACGGTCACCTGGCCGACATCGTCTCCAACTCGTGGGGCGACATCGAGGCCAACCAGACCCCGGACCTCGCCGCCGCCTACGACCAGGTCTTCCAGTTCGGCGCGGTCGAGGGCATCGGCTTCTACTTCTCCTCCGGCGACAACGGCGACGAGGTCGCC
This window encodes:
- a CDS encoding protease pro-enzyme activation domain-containing protein, whose amino-acid sequence is MRSNRAAVRAGVSMAATLPLLAGALALGIPAAHAATGPSRHTLAGTKPAWATAKADKGAASDSSQVSARVYFAGRDAAGLAAYAKAVADPASASYGKYLSAEQTQARFGATKAQVAEVTSWLKSAGLKVTGSTQHYVSVTGDVAAAEKAFGTQLHNYAKGGKTYRAPAGSASVPAALNGAVLTVTGLDNAPHKATHNDTLPPPDAVFRNAGPFSSYYGSNTASTLPDAYGKKIPYAVQGYTGKQLRAAYGAGKHTGKGVRVAITDAYASPTIAFDAASYAKKHGDAKYSTSQLRQVLPGTYTKTEECGAAGWYGEETLDVEAVHAVAPGANITYVGAASCYDDDLLDSLSKIVDGHLADIVSNSWGDIEANQTPDLAAAYDQVFQFGAVEGIGFYFSSGDNGDEVANTGTKQVDTPANSAWVTAVGGTSLAVGKGDKYQFETGWGTEKAALAADGKSWTGFPGAFTSGAGGGTSKTVAQPFYQKGVVPSALAKANGTTAMRTVPDIAAIADPNTGFRVGQTQTFPDGSQQYSEYRIGGTSLAAPVIAAVQALAQEARGGKAIGFANPSIYAKYGSKAYHDVTDNPKGSGLAVARVDFANSFDASEGLLISVRSLGKDSSLSAVKGYDDVTGVGSPASGYVSSFSRH